The genome window TAAAGCATCTGAAAACAGAGGAACGTCTGCCGAAAGAGGTCCAAACAGGAAGGTGTAAAGTTCACTGTCAGGAATTTTTATGTCCGCAGTTTCATCTGTTTTTGCAACCATAAATTTTTCTCCGTTATTTTCTATAAGAAGCTTTCCAAATTTGCAGTCGATTATAAGCTTTCCTTCCGGCATGTATATGCCGCTTTCTTGTTTCAGGTTAAGACATGCTTCGATAAATCCTTCAGGTTTTAGTAAATTTAAGCGGTTGGTCTGTGCGAGAGTGATTTCTTCAGCCGCTTCATATATGCTTTTAACCAAAGCTTTGTTAAAGGGCGAAAATGAAACGGGTGTTGAAGGGATATTCTTTTCCAGCATGAAGGCGTAAATAACATCTGCCGCATTTTCGGGATTTTCGAGCAGTATCTCGCGAATTCCGGGACCGCCGAAACGGTCATAATAATTAAGGTAGCCGACTCTTTCACCGTCGGAATTTATAACAAGATAGGTTTTGCCCTGCCAGGTCTTCTGTCTGGGAATGAAATCTGCGCTCGTTCTTTCAAAGCCCTGAGGCTCTTTTTCATAAAGGTCAAGACAGAAACGGATTTTATCTGTGTCCGATGCACTTATCTCTTCAAAGGTAAATTTAAGCATTTCGCCTCTTTTCAGACGGCTGGGTATATTGTAGCTTTTAAAAAGTGCAGAGAAAGTTGTGCCCGCCATGTCAAAGCCGGTGAAGCGGTAACGCTCTCTGTGACCGTGCAAAAGCACAAGTTCTGTACCGTTTTCGTTCAGGTCGTGCATCACCCGGTCAAGAATTTTCTGCATATACCCCTTGCCCATGTGCTTTGTGTGGGTAGTAACATTTGTGATTACAGCCGCCTTGAAAGACGCAAAACCGATTTTGTAAGTGTAAGGAATAACACCCACGGATGCACAAAGCTTGCCGGCATCGTTTCTTAAACCGTATTGCCAAGAGATGTTGATATCATCATTTTTAAAAATATATGGCATATCCTGCTCAAAATCAACTTTTCTTAAGTTCTGGCAGAACACTAAGTCCGCAAGGTCTATAAATTCATCGTAATCTGCCTTAGTCAGCTTATTTACAGTCATATTTCCACTCCTTTGTTTTTTCTT of Clostridia bacterium contains these proteins:
- a CDS encoding GNAT family N-acetyltransferase gives rise to the protein MTVNKLTKADYDEFIDLADLVFCQNLRKVDFEQDMPYIFKNDDINISWQYGLRNDAGKLCASVGVIPYTYKIGFASFKAAVITNVTTHTKHMGKGYMQKILDRVMHDLNENGTELVLLHGHRERYRFTGFDMAGTTFSALFKSYNIPSRLKRGEMLKFTFEEISASDTDKIRFCLDLYEKEPQGFERTSADFIPRQKTWQGKTYLVINSDGERVGYLNYYDRFGGPGIREILLENPENAADVIYAFMLEKNIPSTPVSFSPFNKALVKSIYEAAEEITLAQTNRLNLLKPEGFIEACLNLKQESGIYMPEGKLIIDCKFGKLLIENNGEKFMVAKTDETADIKIPDSELYTFLFGPLSADVPLFSDALKEKSPWFPLPFYVHATDLY